One Sphingomonas sp. FARSPH DNA segment encodes these proteins:
- a CDS encoding NADPH:quinone oxidoreductase family protein produces MRALLSRAPGGPETLEIAELPDPAPGRGQVVVAVKACAINYPDVLIIEDKYQFRPERPFAPGGEIAGTIAQVGEGVEGWQVGDRVMGVIGHGGLATKIAVDAQRLYRLPDARSFAEGAALILTYATTIHALLDRGRLAAGQSLLVLGAAGGVGLAAIELGKAYGARVVAAVSSDEKAAAASAAGADETIVYGRAPFDKEQSKALAERFKVAGGRGGFDVIYDPVGGDYAEPALRSIAWEGRYLVVGFPAGIPKLPLNLTLLKSCDVCGVFWGAFAARDPQANQAHVETLFRLWEEGKIAPRVTQRFRFEEGGEAIATMAARAAIGKLVVELDQ; encoded by the coding sequence ATGCGAGCATTGCTGTCGAGGGCGCCGGGCGGACCTGAAACTCTGGAAATTGCCGAACTGCCCGATCCCGCGCCGGGCCGGGGGCAGGTGGTCGTCGCGGTGAAGGCCTGCGCGATCAATTATCCCGACGTCCTGATCATCGAGGACAAATACCAGTTCCGGCCCGAACGCCCCTTCGCCCCCGGCGGCGAGATCGCGGGTACGATCGCGCAAGTCGGGGAGGGCGTCGAAGGCTGGCAGGTCGGCGATCGGGTGATGGGCGTGATCGGTCATGGCGGCCTCGCCACGAAGATCGCGGTCGACGCGCAGCGCCTGTACCGCCTGCCGGATGCGCGCAGCTTCGCGGAGGGCGCGGCGCTGATCCTGACCTATGCGACGACGATCCACGCGTTGCTCGATCGTGGCCGGCTGGCCGCGGGGCAGTCGCTGCTCGTGCTCGGCGCCGCGGGCGGCGTCGGCCTGGCGGCGATCGAACTGGGCAAGGCCTATGGCGCGCGCGTCGTCGCCGCGGTTTCTTCGGACGAGAAGGCGGCGGCGGCCAGCGCCGCGGGTGCGGACGAGACCATCGTCTACGGCCGGGCACCGTTCGACAAGGAACAGTCGAAGGCGCTGGCGGAACGGTTCAAGGTGGCGGGCGGTCGCGGCGGGTTCGACGTCATCTACGACCCTGTCGGGGGCGATTATGCGGAGCCTGCGCTGCGGTCGATCGCCTGGGAGGGGCGGTATCTAGTCGTCGGGTTCCCGGCGGGCATCCCCAAGCTGCCGCTAAATCTGACTTTGCTGAAGAGCTGCGACGTATGCGGCGTGTTCTGGGGCGCGTTCGCGGCGCGCGATCCGCAGGCGAACCAGGCGCATGTCGAAACCTTGTTCCGATTGTGGGAAGAGGGGAAGATCGCGCCCAGGGTGACGCAACGATTCCGGTTCGAGGAGGGCGGCGAAGCGATCGCCACGATGGCGGCACGCGCCGCCATCGGAAAACTGGTCGTCGAACTCGACCAGTAA
- a CDS encoding DUF1476 domain-containing protein: protein MTMFDDRERAAEASFARDEEMAFRITARRNRLLGQWAAAQMELTPAETDAYAKAVVQADFEEAGDEDVVRKLLGDLTAAGVDTDEAAVRRALADRTVEARRQLMQPE, encoded by the coding sequence ATGACCATGTTCGACGATCGGGAACGCGCCGCGGAAGCGAGCTTCGCCCGCGACGAGGAAATGGCGTTCCGCATCACCGCCCGGCGTAACCGGTTGCTCGGCCAGTGGGCGGCGGCGCAGATGGAACTGACCCCTGCGGAAACCGATGCTTATGCCAAGGCGGTGGTGCAGGCGGACTTCGAGGAAGCGGGCGATGAGGACGTCGTGCGCAAGCTGCTCGGTGACCTGACCGCGGCGGGCGTCGATACCGACGAGGCGGCGGTGCGCCGCGCGCTCGCGGACAGGACGGTCGAGGCGCGTCGCCAGTTGATGCAGCCGGAATAA
- a CDS encoding BolA/IbaG family iron-sulfur metabolism protein: MPMAADDIAALIKAAIPDAEVEITDLAGDGDHYAARVVSASFAGLPLRRQHQAVYAALGHRMGGELHALQLKTAAA; this comes from the coding sequence ATGCCGATGGCGGCCGACGACATTGCCGCGCTGATCAAGGCGGCGATCCCCGACGCGGAGGTCGAGATCACCGACCTTGCCGGCGATGGCGATCATTATGCGGCGCGGGTGGTGTCGGCGAGTTTCGCCGGCCTGCCGCTGCGCCGGCAACATCAGGCGGTCTATGCGGCGCTCGGGCATCGCATGGGCGGCGAACTCCACGCGCTGCAGCTGAAGACTGCGGCGGCTTGA
- the grxD gene encoding Grx4 family monothiol glutaredoxin, with translation MTDDTNARIDAVVKANPVVLFMKGTPLFPQCGFSSRAVAILDHLGATYESVDVLQDQAIRQGIKSYSDWPTIPQLYVNGEFVGGSDIMMEMYESGELAELMKR, from the coding sequence ATGACCGACGATACGAATGCCCGCATCGACGCGGTGGTGAAGGCCAATCCCGTGGTGCTGTTCATGAAGGGCACGCCGCTGTTTCCGCAATGCGGCTTTTCCAGCCGCGCGGTGGCGATCCTCGATCATCTCGGCGCGACGTACGAGAGCGTCGACGTGCTGCAGGATCAGGCGATCCGCCAGGGGATCAAGAGCTATTCCGACTGGCCGACGATCCCCCAACTCTATGTTAACGGCGAGTTCGTGGGCGGTTCAGACATCATGATGGAAATGTACGAGAGCGGCGAGCTTGCGGAACTGATGAAGAGGTGA
- a CDS encoding glycosyltransferase: protein MLFQHEELRRAPGARPLLVCDLTQSYSPKGGGGISTYLREKRDYVLTRTPHHLLQIVPGPQDRVTVNGRHIFAEVAADPVRGSPNYRFILRTRAVHALLAEYRPDLIESLCPWVLPWTAIQHRRAFPETALVAGYRTDFPNAHVDRVARDLFGPAGRLFYWLSLGYTEMTYREFDEVYTLGEEARATLRRRGITRTDVLPLGVDTVSFSPAARDPDYRRQLGLPGDGPLLVYAGRIDNEKRADRLVAMMRRLPRDFGAALVMIGDGKLRAQLMQQAADLPVAFTGFETDRAALARALASSDIYVSAMADETFGISVIEAQAAGLPVVGVASGAMPARVPAGLGLLGPVDDIAAMATNVQAVWHANCAAMARAARAHVERHFSWDQTFARLFNTIYPKALARAATRVKQPEPAMALARV from the coding sequence ATGTTGTTCCAGCATGAAGAGTTGCGCCGCGCACCCGGTGCGCGGCCGCTGCTGGTCTGTGACCTGACGCAGAGCTATTCGCCCAAGGGTGGTGGCGGGATCAGTACCTATCTGCGTGAAAAGCGCGACTATGTGCTGACGCGCACGCCGCACCATCTGCTGCAGATCGTACCCGGCCCGCAAGATCGCGTGACGGTCAACGGCCGCCACATCTTTGCCGAGGTCGCCGCCGACCCGGTGCGTGGCAGCCCCAATTACCGCTTCATCCTGCGCACCCGGGCGGTGCATGCGCTGCTGGCGGAATATCGCCCCGACCTGATCGAATCGCTTTGCCCGTGGGTGCTGCCGTGGACGGCGATCCAGCATCGTCGCGCCTTTCCCGAAACCGCGCTCGTCGCGGGTTATCGCACCGATTTTCCCAACGCGCATGTCGATCGCGTCGCGCGCGACCTGTTCGGTCCCGCCGGCAGGCTCTTCTACTGGCTCAGCCTCGGCTATACCGAGATGACCTATCGCGAGTTCGACGAGGTCTACACGCTGGGCGAGGAGGCGCGCGCTACGTTGCGCCGCCGCGGCATCACGCGCACCGACGTGCTGCCGCTCGGCGTCGACACCGTATCGTTCAGCCCGGCGGCGCGCGATCCCGATTATCGTCGCCAGCTCGGCCTGCCCGGTGACGGGCCGCTGCTCGTCTATGCGGGCCGGATCGACAACGAGAAGCGCGCCGACCGCCTGGTCGCGATGATGCGGCGCCTGCCGCGCGACTTCGGCGCAGCGCTGGTGATGATCGGCGACGGCAAGCTGCGCGCGCAGCTGATGCAGCAGGCGGCCGACCTGCCGGTCGCCTTTACTGGCTTCGAGACGGATCGCGCCGCGCTCGCGCGTGCGCTCGCCTCGTCCGACATCTATGTGTCCGCGATGGCGGACGAGACGTTCGGCATATCGGTGATCGAGGCGCAGGCGGCGGGGCTGCCGGTCGTCGGCGTCGCCAGCGGCGCGATGCCCGCGCGCGTGCCGGCGGGGCTGGGGCTGCTGGGGCCCGTCGACGATATCGCGGCGATGGCGACGAACGTCCAGGCGGTGTGGCACGCGAATTGCGCCGCGATGGCCCGCGCCGCGCGCGCGCATGTCGAACGGCATTTCAGCTGGGACCAGACGTTCGCGCGACTATTCAACACGATCTACCCAAAGGCGCTGGCCCGAGCGGCGACTCGCGTGAAGCAACCGGAACCCGCAATGGCGCTGGCGAGGGTGTAA
- a CDS encoding BlaI/MecI/CopY family transcriptional regulator gives MAERISDAEHAVMEVLWEEAPLTAQDVAERVDPVRGWSANTVKTLLGRLLAKNAIAHEADGRRYLYRPLVARGDYVSGESRRLIDRLFGGKLTPLVAHLAERDELTAQDIAEIEALLKDLKQ, from the coding sequence GTGGCCGAACGAATCAGCGATGCCGAACATGCGGTGATGGAGGTCTTGTGGGAGGAAGCGCCGCTCACCGCGCAGGACGTGGCGGAGCGCGTCGATCCGGTGCGCGGATGGAGCGCCAATACGGTAAAGACGCTCCTCGGTCGGCTGCTGGCCAAGAATGCGATCGCGCATGAAGCGGATGGCCGACGCTACCTTTACCGCCCGCTCGTCGCGCGCGGCGACTATGTGTCGGGCGAGTCGCGGCGGCTGATCGACCGGCTGTTCGGCGGCAAGCTGACCCCGCTGGTCGCGCATCTTGCCGAGCGCGACGAACTGACCGCGCAGGACATCGCCGAGATCGAGGCGCTGCTCAAGGATCTGAAACAATGA
- a CDS encoding M56 family metallopeptidase, with amino-acid sequence MTGAGVAAWAVEALVASTLLMLIVLVLRAPVRRSFGPQVAYALWALPVLRLVLPPLPATLHRAVTTPISHASETITVMIVDPGEALSAAAPAAGQGIDWPSIGVAIGMLWAVGAGAFLIWHLARHARFCRRMVATAAAMEDMRGVRVIASAAAPGPLAFGIVRRYVAFPLDFADRYDSDERALALEHEIGHHQRGDLAANWLALAVLALHWFNPVAWRAFRAFRADQELANDARVLAGRSAIDRHTYACAIVKAAHGGAVSAACHLHTIDDLKGRIRMLSTSPRSRRRIVAGGTLVSTLALVGLGLTASGSSAAAAISGKVGAAVGVDLQAAPPAPPAPPAPVAPPAPAAAPLPPAAPAAPRDVVVKRVERDGKVHVVRTGVAGSGFSQAEIDAMVARALANAPQVTQRTCVDGKDGDARQFVINTQNGGKRAMIICANRIEASARAGADTAMRSASVRRNAIASAIASVEASRDGIRNNASMPEDARAEALAEMDSALAELRQEMASPDHED; translated from the coding sequence ATGACCGGCGCAGGCGTCGCGGCCTGGGCGGTGGAGGCGCTGGTCGCCTCCACCCTGCTCATGCTGATCGTGCTCGTCCTGCGCGCGCCGGTGCGACGCAGCTTCGGGCCACAGGTCGCCTACGCCTTGTGGGCATTGCCGGTGCTGCGGCTCGTACTGCCGCCGCTGCCCGCGACGCTGCACCGCGCGGTGACGACGCCGATCAGTCACGCGAGCGAGACGATCACGGTGATGATCGTCGATCCGGGCGAGGCATTGTCGGCGGCCGCGCCGGCGGCGGGGCAGGGAATCGACTGGCCCTCGATCGGCGTCGCCATCGGTATGCTCTGGGCCGTCGGCGCGGGCGCGTTCCTGATCTGGCACCTCGCGCGCCATGCGCGCTTTTGCCGTCGGATGGTCGCGACTGCGGCGGCGATGGAGGACATGCGCGGCGTGCGCGTCATCGCCAGCGCGGCGGCGCCGGGCCCGCTCGCCTTCGGCATCGTGCGCCGCTACGTCGCCTTCCCGCTCGATTTCGCCGACCGCTACGACAGCGACGAACGCGCCCTCGCGCTGGAACATGAGATCGGCCACCACCAGCGCGGCGACCTCGCCGCCAATTGGTTGGCGCTCGCTGTCCTCGCGCTCCACTGGTTCAACCCGGTCGCCTGGCGCGCCTTTCGCGCCTTCCGTGCCGACCAGGAGCTTGCGAACGACGCGCGCGTGCTCGCCGGCCGGTCGGCGATCGATCGCCATACCTACGCCTGCGCCATCGTCAAGGCCGCGCATGGCGGCGCCGTCTCGGCGGCCTGTCACCTTCACACCATCGACGATCTGAAAGGGAGAATCCGGATGCTGTCCACCTCGCCGCGCTCGCGCCGCCGCATCGTCGCGGGCGGTACCCTGGTTTCGACGCTCGCGCTCGTCGGTCTCGGCCTCACCGCATCGGGCAGCAGCGCCGCCGCCGCGATCAGCGGCAAGGTGGGCGCGGCGGTGGGCGTCGACCTGCAAGCCGCACCGCCAGCGCCCCCGGCGCCCCCCGCGCCGGTTGCGCCCCCGGCCCCTGCCGCCGCGCCGTTGCCACCGGCTGCGCCCGCGGCGCCCCGGGACGTCGTGGTCAAGCGCGTCGAGCGGGACGGCAAGGTTCATGTCGTGCGCACGGGTGTCGCCGGCTCCGGCTTCAGCCAGGCGGAGATCGACGCGATGGTTGCCCGCGCATTGGCCAATGCGCCGCAGGTCACCCAGCGCACGTGCGTCGACGGCAAGGACGGCGATGCACGCCAGTTCGTCATCAACACGCAGAACGGCGGCAAGCGGGCGATGATCATCTGCGCGAACCGGATCGAGGCATCGGCCCGCGCCGGCGCCGACACGGCGATGCGCTCCGCCAGCGTGCGCCGCAACGCGATCGCATCGGCGATCGCCAGCGTCGAGGCTTCGCGCGACGGCATCCGCAACAACGCCAGCATGCCTGAAGACGCGCGCGCCGAAGCGCTCGCGGAAATGGACTCCGCGCTCGCCGAATTGCGCCAGGAGATGGCCTCGCCCGATCACGAGGATTGA
- a CDS encoding MBL fold metallo-hydrolase — protein MAEHPTGIPIQLEPCVTRILAPNASAYTFTGTQSYLVGTSDLAVIDPGPDDPAHIAALIAAIGGRPVRAILVTHHHRDHSPASRPLARATGAPVVGAAPTHIGGGDPRHDAAFDADYAPDRVLVADDTVVGDGWTLAALPTPGHTSNHLAFTLKETKALFSGDHVMGWATSVVSPPDGDMGDYMASLELLLARDDRVYYPGHGEAVDRPQRLVRGMLGHRKQREGQILRLLRDGMPLSLPAMVAQMYVGLDPRLVGAAERSTLAHLYDLERRNLVTQEDEGWRSRT, from the coding sequence ATGGCCGAGCATCCGACCGGTATCCCGATCCAGCTCGAACCGTGCGTGACGCGTATCCTCGCGCCCAACGCGTCGGCCTACACCTTCACCGGCACGCAATCCTATCTGGTCGGGACGTCCGATCTTGCGGTCATCGACCCGGGACCCGATGACCCCGCCCATATCGCCGCGCTGATCGCCGCGATCGGCGGGCGACCGGTCCGCGCGATCCTCGTTACCCATCATCATCGCGATCACAGCCCGGCAAGCCGTCCGCTCGCCCGCGCGACGGGCGCCCCGGTCGTCGGCGCCGCGCCGACGCATATCGGCGGCGGCGATCCGCGGCACGATGCGGCGTTCGACGCGGACTATGCGCCGGACCGCGTGCTCGTCGCGGACGACACCGTCGTCGGCGACGGCTGGACTCTAGCTGCGCTGCCGACGCCGGGTCACACGTCCAATCATCTGGCCTTTACGTTGAAAGAGACGAAGGCGCTGTTTTCCGGCGACCATGTCATGGGTTGGGCGACCAGCGTCGTCTCGCCGCCGGACGGCGACATGGGCGACTATATGGCGAGCCTGGAACTGCTGCTGGCGCGTGACGACCGCGTCTATTACCCCGGTCATGGCGAGGCGGTGGACCGGCCGCAGCGGCTGGTGCGCGGCATGCTGGGCCATCGCAAGCAGCGCGAGGGGCAGATTTTGCGCCTGCTGCGCGATGGCATGCCGCTGAGTTTGCCGGCGATGGTCGCCCAGATGTACGTCGGGCTCGATCCGCGGCTGGTCGGCGCGGCGGAACGCTCGACGCTCGCGCACCTTTACGATCTGGAACGGCGGAATCTGGTGACGCAGGAGGACGAGGGATGGCGCAGCAGGACGTAA
- a CDS encoding DUF4230 domain-containing protein, with amino-acid sequence MAQQDVSPPPSAPGRPRASLGGFLARAAGVLALLALAALLVLWGVQRYVASRLSPDPTTIASASLEGLREQNRLSAFAARYVAVVTSRQSQMGLSTEKTLIMPGMVRYEVDLGKLTQRDVRWDATRRVLTVKLPGLEIDGPQVDLSAVREYGSGGLLSHITDADQKLETANRRAGQAELLRQARDAAPMKLARDATRHAIERSFAMPLRAAGIDANVEVGFADEPVPSTERWDTTRALDQVLGNRN; translated from the coding sequence ATGGCGCAGCAGGACGTAAGCCCGCCCCCGTCGGCGCCCGGTCGACCGCGCGCGTCGCTCGGTGGCTTTCTGGCCAGGGCGGCAGGGGTGCTCGCGCTGCTGGCGCTCGCCGCCCTGCTCGTCCTGTGGGGTGTGCAGCGCTACGTCGCATCGCGCTTGTCGCCCGATCCGACGACGATCGCCAGTGCCAGCCTGGAAGGGCTGCGCGAGCAGAACCGGCTTTCTGCCTTCGCCGCGCGCTATGTCGCGGTGGTCACCTCGCGCCAGTCGCAGATGGGGCTGTCGACGGAGAAGACGCTGATCATGCCCGGCATGGTCCGGTACGAGGTCGACCTTGGCAAGCTGACGCAGCGCGACGTGCGCTGGGATGCGACGCGGCGCGTCTTGACGGTGAAACTGCCCGGTCTCGAGATCGACGGGCCGCAGGTCGATCTGTCCGCGGTCCGCGAATATGGCTCGGGCGGGCTGCTGTCGCACATCACCGATGCCGACCAGAAGCTCGAAACTGCCAATCGCCGCGCCGGGCAGGCGGAATTGCTGCGCCAGGCGCGCGACGCCGCACCGATGAAGCTCGCCCGCGATGCGACGCGTCACGCGATCGAGCGCAGTTTCGCGATGCCGCTGCGCGCCGCGGGGATCGATGCGAACGTCGAGGTCGGCTTCGCCGACGAGCCGGTGCCGTCGACCGAGCGCTGGGACACGACCCGCGCGCTCGACCAGGTGCTCGGCAACCGCAACTGA
- the nadA gene encoding quinolinate synthase NadA: protein MEQHTSFAGLDLRAEIERLRRERNAVILAHYYQKPELQDLADFVGDSLDLSRKAQATDAEVIAFCGVRFMAETAKILSPDKIVVLPDMDAGCSLEDSCPPDQFAAFRAAHPDHIALTYINCSTEVKALSDIIVTSSSAETILAQLPRDQKIIFGPDRNLGGYLARKTGRELLLWPGVCIVHEAFSETELLKLRSQYPNAPIAAHPECPAVILDHADYVGSTRGILEFAQGMPGDTLIVATEPHIIHQMQKAMPGKTFIGAPGADGNCNCNICPYMALNTMEKLYVALRDLEPRIEIAEDLRLKAKKSLDAMLSMASATVGQGDLGPAKVTGD from the coding sequence ATGGAACAGCACACCTCCTTCGCGGGCTTGGACCTGCGCGCCGAGATCGAACGCCTGCGCCGCGAGCGCAACGCCGTCATCCTCGCGCATTACTACCAGAAGCCGGAGCTGCAGGACCTCGCCGATTTCGTCGGCGACAGCCTCGATCTCAGCCGCAAGGCGCAGGCGACCGATGCGGAGGTGATCGCGTTTTGCGGCGTGCGCTTCATGGCGGAAACGGCGAAGATCCTGTCGCCCGACAAGATCGTCGTGCTGCCCGACATGGACGCCGGGTGCAGCCTGGAGGACAGCTGCCCGCCGGATCAGTTTGCCGCCTTCCGCGCCGCGCATCCCGACCATATCGCGCTGACGTACATCAACTGTTCGACCGAGGTGAAGGCGCTGAGCGATATCATCGTCACCTCGTCGTCGGCGGAAACGATTCTTGCGCAGCTGCCGCGCGATCAGAAGATCATCTTTGGCCCCGACCGCAATCTCGGCGGGTATCTCGCGCGCAAGACGGGGCGCGAGCTGTTGCTGTGGCCGGGCGTGTGCATCGTGCACGAGGCGTTCAGCGAGACCGAATTGCTCAAGCTGCGCAGCCAATATCCGAACGCGCCGATCGCCGCGCATCCCGAATGTCCCGCCGTCATCCTCGATCACGCCGATTATGTCGGATCGACGCGCGGCATCCTCGAATTCGCGCAAGGCATGCCGGGCGACACATTGATTGTCGCGACCGAGCCGCACATCATTCACCAGATGCAAAAGGCGATGCCGGGCAAGACCTTCATCGGTGCGCCGGGTGCTGACGGCAACTGCAACTGCAACATCTGCCCGTATATGGCGCTCAACACGATGGAAAAGCTCTACGTCGCGTTGCGCGACCTCGAGCCGCGTATCGAGATCGCGGAAGACCTGCGCCTCAAGGCGAAGAAGAGCCTCGATGCGATGCTGAGCATGGCGTCGGCGACGGTCGGGCAGGGCGACCTCGGCCCCGCCAAGGTGACGGGCGACTGA
- the nadC gene encoding carboxylating nicotinate-nucleotide diphosphorylase, whose protein sequence is MTFAVPGFDLDAFVAATLAEDMGEGGDVTADAVIPAGARFAGVMATREDIVVAGLPIAAAFFRALDPDASVDMLAGEGDRVAAGGVLMRIEGQARALLTAERSALNTVQHLSGIATLTRTYVDAMAGTGATLLDTRKTIPGLRRLEKYATRTGGARNHRMGLWDAAMIKDNHVAVAGDIGAAVARAVAAGIDAVIVEVDRIDQIAPALAAGATHLLLDNMPPATLREAVALVDGRVPTEASGGVRLDTIRAIAETGVTYVSVGRLTQSAPAVDIGLDFALL, encoded by the coding sequence ATGACCTTCGCCGTTCCCGGCTTCGACCTCGACGCCTTCGTCGCCGCGACGCTTGCGGAGGATATGGGCGAAGGCGGCGACGTCACCGCCGATGCCGTCATTCCCGCCGGCGCGCGCTTCGCCGGCGTGATGGCGACGCGGGAGGACATCGTCGTCGCCGGCCTGCCGATCGCCGCGGCCTTCTTTCGCGCGCTTGACCCCGACGCGTCCGTCGACATGCTGGCGGGGGAGGGCGATCGCGTCGCCGCGGGCGGCGTGCTGATGCGGATCGAGGGCCAGGCGCGGGCGCTGCTTACCGCCGAACGCTCCGCGCTCAACACGGTCCAGCATCTGTCGGGCATCGCGACGCTGACGCGCACCTATGTCGATGCGATGGCGGGGACGGGGGCGACGTTGCTCGACACACGCAAGACGATCCCCGGGCTGCGCCGGCTGGAGAAATACGCGACCCGCACCGGCGGCGCGCGCAATCATCGCATGGGCCTTTGGGACGCGGCGATGATCAAGGACAATCACGTCGCGGTCGCGGGCGATATCGGCGCGGCGGTCGCACGCGCCGTCGCCGCGGGGATCGACGCGGTGATTGTCGAGGTCGACCGGATCGACCAGATCGCGCCCGCGCTCGCCGCCGGCGCGACGCACCTGCTGCTCGACAACATGCCGCCGGCGACGCTGCGCGAGGCGGTGGCGCTGGTCGACGGCCGCGTGCCGACCGAGGCGTCCGGCGGGGTCCGGCTCGACACGATCCGCGCCATCGCGGAGACGGGCGTAACCTACGTCTCGGTCGGCCGCCTGACGCAGTCCGCGCCCGCGGTCGACATCGGCCTTGATTTCGCGCTGCTCTGA
- a CDS encoding ribonuclease T2 family protein, with protein sequence MIARFAISVAALLAPSLAGAQAYQCAVPSQIPRPHPDLASADQPQRVLPIGGYTLAITWAPGYCRAHDRDAGSSFQCGGANSFGFTLHGLWPDGVGKDWPQYCKSTDLLPRAVIQRNICATPSAQLLQHEWSKHGTCMAGYTPATYFARSTGLYAKLRYPDMDALSRGPLTAGQFAEAMAKANPGMTADMMRVTASRQGWLDEVWLCLDKAFRYQRCPAHQGGLSPYASLKIWRGKR encoded by the coding sequence ATGATCGCGCGCTTCGCCATCAGCGTCGCCGCGTTGCTGGCGCCCTCGCTTGCGGGGGCGCAGGCCTATCAATGCGCCGTCCCGTCGCAGATCCCGCGTCCGCATCCGGACCTGGCGAGCGCGGACCAGCCGCAGCGCGTGCTGCCGATCGGCGGCTATACGCTCGCGATCACCTGGGCACCGGGCTATTGCCGTGCGCACGATCGCGACGCCGGATCGTCGTTCCAGTGCGGCGGCGCCAACAGCTTCGGCTTTACGCTGCATGGCCTGTGGCCGGATGGCGTGGGCAAGGACTGGCCGCAATATTGCAAATCGACCGACCTGCTGCCCCGCGCGGTGATCCAGCGCAATATCTGCGCGACGCCATCGGCGCAGTTGCTGCAGCACGAATGGTCGAAGCACGGCACCTGCATGGCCGGCTACACCCCGGCGACCTATTTCGCCAGGTCGACGGGCCTGTATGCTAAGCTGCGCTATCCGGACATGGACGCGCTGTCACGCGGGCCCCTGACCGCGGGACAGTTCGCCGAGGCGATGGCGAAGGCCAATCCGGGGATGACGGCGGACATGATGCGCGTCACCGCCAGCCGGCAGGGCTGGCTGGACGAGGTCTGGCTCTGTCTCGACAAGGCGTTCCGCTATCAGCGCTGCCCCGCGCATCAGGGCGGGCTGTCGCCCTATGCCTCGCTGAAGATCTGGCGCGGCAAGCGCTGA